In Arsenicicoccus dermatophilus, a genomic segment contains:
- a CDS encoding MFS transporter: MDLRSIVADTRPLQHGHYRRLFLANCVTVVGAQLTIVSVPAQIYRDTGRSEYVGLTGLFGLVPLVVFGLWGGSLADHLEKRRLLTFTTLGIIATLIAFWAQAALGSTNVWVLLGLFAIQQAFFAMNQPARVALLPAILPTELLPAANALNMTLFMAGAIAGPLVAGALIPVLGFSWLYLIDAVCLLATVYAVRRLPRIPGEAHPDSSPGLRSVIDGFTYLGGHPVLLMSFVVDLVAMVFGMPRALIPEIAHVDLGGEIGGGLAFAVLFAALPVGALLGGVFSGWVSRVSRHGLAVVACIVVWGLGVVATGLAVVPADGRMQPWLWLCAAGLAIGGAADMASSSFRQAMLQTAATPEVRGRLQGVFIVVVAGGPRVADVLHGYAAGWLGAPWTVVAGGVLVVVGVLVCAAVVPSFVRYRAEVPAAN, from the coding sequence GTGGACCTGCGCTCGATCGTCGCCGACACCCGCCCCCTGCAGCACGGGCACTACCGCCGGCTCTTCCTCGCCAACTGCGTCACCGTCGTCGGCGCCCAGCTCACCATCGTGTCGGTCCCGGCGCAGATCTACCGCGACACCGGTCGGTCGGAGTATGTCGGCCTCACCGGCCTGTTCGGGCTCGTCCCGCTCGTCGTGTTCGGTCTGTGGGGCGGGTCGCTCGCCGACCACCTGGAGAAGCGTCGGCTGCTGACCTTCACCACCCTCGGCATCATCGCGACGCTGATCGCGTTCTGGGCGCAGGCGGCGCTCGGGTCCACGAACGTCTGGGTGCTGCTCGGCCTCTTCGCGATCCAGCAGGCCTTCTTCGCGATGAACCAGCCCGCCCGCGTGGCCCTGCTCCCCGCGATCCTGCCCACGGAGCTGCTGCCCGCCGCCAACGCGCTCAACATGACGCTGTTCATGGCCGGAGCGATCGCCGGGCCGCTCGTCGCGGGCGCGCTGATCCCGGTCCTCGGTTTCTCCTGGCTCTACCTCATCGACGCGGTCTGCCTGCTGGCGACGGTGTATGCCGTGCGGCGGCTGCCGCGGATCCCGGGGGAGGCCCACCCCGACTCCTCGCCCGGGCTGCGCTCGGTCATCGACGGATTCACCTACCTCGGGGGCCACCCGGTGCTGCTCATGTCCTTCGTGGTGGACCTGGTGGCGATGGTCTTCGGGATGCCGCGGGCCCTGATCCCGGAGATCGCCCACGTCGACCTGGGCGGCGAGATCGGCGGCGGCCTGGCGTTCGCGGTGCTCTTCGCCGCGCTGCCGGTGGGGGCGCTCCTGGGCGGCGTCTTCTCCGGGTGGGTGTCCCGGGTGTCGCGGCACGGGCTCGCCGTCGTGGCGTGCATCGTCGTGTGGGGCCTGGGGGTGGTGGCGACCGGGCTGGCCGTCGTGCCCGCGGACGGCCGGATGCAGCCCTGGCTGTGGCTGTGCGCGGCGGGGCTGGCGATCGGCGGCGCGGCCGACATGGCGTCGTCGTCCTTCCGGCAGGCGATGCTGCAGACGGCGGCGACGCCGGAGGTGCGGGGCCGCCTGCAGGGCGTCTTCATCGTGGTGGTGGCGGGCGGCCCGCGGGTCGCGGACGTGCTGCACGGGTATGCCGCCGGGTGGCTCGGGGCGCCGTGGACGGTCGTCGCGGGCGGCGTCCTGGTGGTCGTCGGGGTGCTGGTGTGCGCGGCGGTCGTGCCGTCCTTCGTGCGCTATCGAGCCGAGGTTCCGGCGGCGAACTGA
- a CDS encoding thymidine phosphorylase, whose protein sequence is MSEQHDVVEIIRAKRDHQALSDGQIDWVVDAYTRGVVADEQMSALAMAILLNGMERREIARWTAAMIATGQRMDFSSLSRPTADKHSTGGVGDKITLPLAPLVAACGVAVPQLSGRGLGHTGGTLDKLESIPGWRAALTNDEMMRQLEDVGAVVCAAGSGLAPADKKLYALRDVTGTVEAIPLIASSIMSKKIAEGTGALVLDVKVGSGAFMKSLDDARELARTMVDLGTDAGVTTVALLTDMSTPLGLTAGNALEVRESVEVLAGGGPQDVVDLTVALAREMLTAAGRPDEDPAQALADGRAMDVWRAMIAAQGGDPDAPLPTSREQHVVTAAESGVLQRLDAYAVGLAAWRLGAGRARQQDPVQAAAGVEIHARPGDLVAAGQPLLTLHTDTPERVDRAVAALEDAWAIGEGQPERHEVVLDRIARG, encoded by the coding sequence ATGAGCGAGCAGCACGACGTCGTCGAGATCATCCGGGCCAAGCGTGATCACCAGGCCCTCAGCGACGGCCAGATCGACTGGGTGGTCGATGCCTACACCCGCGGGGTCGTGGCCGACGAGCAGATGTCGGCCCTGGCGATGGCGATCCTGCTCAACGGCATGGAGCGGCGCGAGATCGCCCGCTGGACCGCGGCGATGATCGCGACCGGGCAGCGCATGGACTTCTCCTCGCTGAGCCGGCCCACGGCCGACAAGCACTCGACCGGTGGGGTCGGCGACAAGATCACCCTGCCGCTCGCGCCCCTCGTCGCGGCGTGCGGCGTCGCCGTTCCCCAGCTGTCCGGCCGCGGCCTCGGCCACACCGGCGGCACCCTCGACAAGCTCGAGTCCATCCCCGGGTGGCGGGCGGCGCTGACCAACGACGAGATGATGCGCCAGCTCGAGGACGTCGGCGCCGTCGTCTGCGCGGCAGGCTCCGGGCTGGCCCCGGCCGACAAGAAGCTCTATGCCCTGCGCGACGTCACCGGCACCGTCGAGGCGATCCCGCTCATCGCCAGCTCGATCATGTCCAAGAAGATCGCCGAGGGCACCGGCGCGCTCGTCCTGGACGTCAAGGTCGGCTCCGGCGCGTTCATGAAGTCGCTCGACGACGCCCGCGAGCTCGCCCGCACCATGGTCGATCTCGGCACCGACGCCGGCGTCACCACCGTCGCCCTCCTCACCGACATGAGCACCCCGCTGGGCCTGACCGCGGGCAACGCCCTCGAGGTCCGCGAGTCCGTCGAGGTGCTCGCCGGCGGCGGACCCCAGGACGTCGTCGACCTCACCGTGGCGCTCGCCCGCGAGATGCTCACCGCCGCAGGCCGACCCGACGAGGACCCCGCCCAGGCGCTCGCCGACGGCCGCGCCATGGACGTGTGGCGGGCGATGATCGCCGCGCAGGGCGGGGACCCCGACGCGCCCCTGCCCACGAGCCGGGAGCAGCACGTGGTCACCGCCGCCGAGAGCGGTGTCCTGCAGCGTCTCGACGCGTATGCCGTGGGCCTGGCGGCCTGGCGGCTCGGGGCCGGACGGGCCCGCCAGCAGGACCCGGTGCAGGCCGCCGCCGGTGTCGAGATCCACGCCCGCCCCGGCGATCTCGTGGCCGCGGGGCAGCCCCTGCTCACCCTGCACACCGACACCCCGGAGCGCGTCGACCGCGCCGTCGCCGCCCTCGAGGATGCGTGGGCGATCGGCGAGGGGCAGCCTGAGCGGCACGAGGTGGTGCTGGACCGCATCGCCCGCGGGTGA
- a CDS encoding DUF2076 domain-containing protein — protein sequence MGFLDRLFGRQSQPRGYQPQQPTYGQAPAGYPQQGFPQQGAPGQPGQSEQDRQAIARYRYLLRTAPPEAVEQAHAEAFAKLTPEQRRQVLQGLADGGERVTADDPQSLARAATRAEYRQPGFMERTFGGLGRGGTGGGYGMGTGGGIGMGGMIMGSMLGSIAGSVIGTAIAHEMMDGFDAWDHDTDGGQGFADGGFGGDGDGFGDQVETSGDGFGGDQSFADGGFSDVGGFDGGLGGDGFGDIGGDIGGGDLGGDSF from the coding sequence ATGGGTTTCCTCGACCGCCTCTTCGGCCGCCAGAGCCAGCCGCGGGGCTACCAGCCGCAGCAGCCGACCTATGGGCAGGCCCCGGCGGGCTATCCCCAGCAGGGGTTTCCGCAGCAGGGGGCGCCGGGGCAGCCGGGCCAGAGCGAGCAGGACCGACAGGCCATCGCGCGCTACCGCTACCTGCTGCGGACCGCCCCGCCGGAGGCCGTCGAGCAGGCGCACGCCGAGGCCTTCGCCAAGCTCACGCCCGAGCAGCGCCGGCAGGTGCTCCAGGGCCTCGCCGACGGCGGCGAGCGCGTCACCGCCGACGACCCGCAGTCGCTGGCCCGGGCGGCCACGCGCGCGGAGTACCGCCAGCCCGGCTTCATGGAGCGCACCTTCGGCGGCCTCGGCCGTGGGGGGACGGGCGGCGGTTACGGGATGGGGACGGGCGGCGGCATCGGCATGGGCGGCATGATCATGGGCTCCATGCTCGGCTCCATCGCCGGCAGCGTCATCGGCACGGCCATCGCCCACGAGATGATGGACGGCTTCGACGCCTGGGACCACGACACCGACGGCGGCCAGGGTTTCGCGGACGGCGGGTTCGGTGGTGACGGCGACGGCTTCGGCGACCAGGTCGAGACCAGCGGCGACGGCTTCGGCGGGGACCAGTCCTTCGCGGACGGCGGGTTCTCCGACGTCGGCGGCTTCGACGGCGGTCTCGGGGGCGACGGCTTCGGGGACATCGGCGGGGACATCGGCGGGGGCGACCTCGGCGGAGACAGCTTCTGA
- a CDS encoding DUF4921 family protein: MTIPRLPDPAYLTRLADGTVKQLNPFTGTQVWTVPGRGNRPVGSPVADPVPVTAEAARRLCAFCEDRQLETPPEKSRLVRGSAGPQILRGVLPGDLGRTTAQFRRVPNLFEILSYDYWHLGYGYELPRVAREHRDAYLADPDGRAHVLAVARAKALASGTSPADRAALDEDSQLAGTTGFFGGGHDVIVGRRHLVDGATDTGQLASSGTLTVVEHRDYLALTLDALRDLYDTNRFARYVAVFQNWLRPAGASFDHLHKQLVAIDERGVQTEQEIARLRANLNLFNEAGPDYAAQHGLVLADTEHAVAYAGFGHRYPTVEIVSRSATSEPWRQSEQEQTAMADLIHAVHAATGPDIPCNEEWHHRPVDVDVPMPWRVLVKWRVSTLAGFEGGTKINVNTISPWALRDRLLPRLHELRAAGAIGADLRLGEECDVRPCLLRYNPLLRLP; the protein is encoded by the coding sequence ATGACGATCCCGAGGCTGCCGGACCCTGCCTATCTCACGCGCCTGGCCGACGGCACCGTCAAGCAGCTGAACCCCTTCACGGGGACCCAGGTGTGGACGGTGCCCGGTCGCGGCAACCGCCCGGTGGGCTCGCCGGTCGCCGACCCGGTGCCCGTGACGGCGGAGGCCGCGCGGCGGCTGTGCGCCTTCTGCGAGGACCGGCAGCTCGAGACGCCGCCCGAGAAGTCCCGGCTGGTGCGGGGATCCGCGGGCCCGCAGATCCTGCGCGGGGTCCTGCCGGGCGATCTCGGGCGGACCACCGCGCAGTTCCGGCGGGTGCCCAACCTCTTCGAGATCCTGTCCTACGACTACTGGCACCTGGGCTATGGCTACGAGCTGCCGAGGGTGGCGCGGGAGCACCGGGATGCCTATCTCGCCGACCCCGACGGGCGCGCCCACGTCCTCGCCGTCGCCCGGGCCAAGGCGCTCGCCTCCGGGACGTCGCCCGCGGACCGGGCCGCGCTGGACGAGGACTCGCAGCTCGCGGGGACCACGGGCTTCTTCGGCGGCGGGCACGACGTGATCGTCGGACGACGCCACCTCGTCGACGGCGCCACCGACACCGGGCAGCTCGCGTCCTCGGGCACGCTGACCGTGGTGGAGCACCGGGACTACCTCGCGCTGACGCTGGACGCGCTACGAGACCTGTACGACACCAACAGGTTCGCGCGCTACGTCGCGGTCTTCCAGAACTGGCTGCGCCCCGCCGGTGCGTCCTTCGACCACCTGCACAAGCAGCTCGTGGCCATCGACGAGCGCGGCGTGCAGACCGAGCAGGAGATCGCCCGGCTGCGCGCCAACCTCAACCTCTTCAACGAGGCCGGGCCGGACTACGCCGCCCAGCACGGGCTCGTCCTCGCCGACACCGAGCACGCTGTCGCCTACGCGGGATTCGGCCACCGCTATCCCACCGTCGAGATCGTCTCCCGGTCCGCGACCAGCGAGCCCTGGCGGCAGTCCGAGCAGGAGCAGACGGCCATGGCGGACCTGATCCATGCCGTGCACGCCGCCACCGGACCCGACATCCCCTGCAACGAGGAGTGGCACCACCGCCCCGTCGACGTCGACGTCCCGATGCCCTGGCGGGTGCTCGTGAAGTGGCGGGTGTCGACGCTGGCGGGCTTCGAGGGTGGCACCAAGATCAACGTCAACACCATCTCCCCCTGGGCGCTGCGCGACCGCCTCCTGCCCCGGCTGCACGAGCTGCGCGCCGCGGGCGCGATCGGCGCCGACCTGCGCCTCGGCGAGGAGTGCGACGTGCGGCCCTGCCTGCTGCGCTACAACCCCCTCCTGCGCCTGCCGTGA